AGAATTGGATTTAATGGTTTTATGTCGATATCAGATAAAAAGAGGAGTTTAAGTATCCTTACGGAAAAGCCGGTTTTTTACAGACTTAAACTTGATAATTCAAGAACTGTTTCGATTAATATCAATAATTATGCCTCCGAATCTGAAAGAAAATCTGTAAATTACAGAAGCGAGTCAAGATTTGGTATCTTTCCTGACGGAGATATTTTCGGAAAGAAAATTGATGGTCTGTTTAAAATATATGAGGAGTTTTTATCAAAAAAATAAATAGTATCTGAAGGTTTCCAAACTCACTGAAACATTTATTATTAAAGCGGGTAAAAATGCGATTATGGCCGGAATTACGGAAATATATGAATTGAGGCTTTTAAATTTGTACTATTAAACAGGCGGATATTTTGACGATGAAATTTTTTACAAGGCGTGAAACAGGACTGCTTTTAAAATTATTTTTTGGAATATTAATGATGTTTGTAATCATAAAGGATGTTAATTTTTCAAAAATTATTGAAGCTCTTCACAATCCCGAGCATAAGATATTTATCTATATCAGCGTCTTACTTTTAGTGCCGAATCTGTACATTCAGTGGTTCCGGTGGCATTTTCTTATAAAACTTGTTAAAAAGGATGTTAAGGTTAAAGAAACCTTGGGGTCATATTTAAGCGGTATGGCCGCAGGTTTTGTAACACCTGGAAGAGTCGGCGAGATTTCCCGTTATCTTTTCCTTCCTGAAGTTGACCATTATAAAGCTGCTGCAATGGTGGTTATTGATAAGGCATACGCTGCTGTTCCTATTATTGCAGCAGGGGTATGGGGGTTATCTCTGATGCTGATGCGTATTTTAACATACAATCTGTTTTTATTTATTCCAATCTTAGTAACAGCATTTATTGTAAGCTCCGGTGTAATTATCATTTTTTATCATCCTTTATGGATAAGAACTTTGATTTACAATATTTCGCTTATTTTACCTTACCGCGACAAGGTAAAGCGATTTATGACATGCTTTGACCTTTTTTCCAGATCAAACGCAGTTTATCTTATGATTTTATCGTTTGTTCTATATTCTATTTATATTTTACAATTTATCTTACTGGCACACGCATTTCAATCAATGACTTTTGCAACAAGCCTGTATGCGACAGTTACTACGATGTTTGTAAAAACACTTCTGCCTGTATCTTTTGCTGACCTTGGTATCAGAGAGGGAGCTTCAGTATACTTTTTTACACAGCTTAATGTGGGTAAGGTTGCTGCTTTTAACAGTTCGATACTTCTGTTTACAATTAATGTTTTTATTCCTTCAGTTATTGGCTTATTCATAATTATTTTTACAGTTAGAAAAAAAGATAAAAGAAAGAGCGGCAATAAATCTATTTCTTCGGAGGTTAATTGAAGATACTTCATATTGCTCCATTCAACTATGCAGGCGTTCCCATGAATTTTGTTAAAGCAGAGAGGAATTTGGGACACTATTCACGTCTAATAGTTTTAGGGAGCAATAACCAGGGAAGAGATGGGGATATTTTTCTCAATCTGAAGTTTATTGATTCTCCTTTTGTTAAGATTGCAAAGAAAATATTTACTCCGGTAAAAAGAAGGAAAATCATTTATAATGTTACTCCGCCTGAAAAAGTACCAATTACCTGGTCTTATGCAAATACAGGAGAAAAAATTTTAATTAAATCAAGGGAAGTATTATGGAAGAAAGCAATTGATAAAATAATTCAAGATGTTGATTTTTGGAATTTTGACCTATATCAGCTTGACGGAGGTCTTGGTTTTTACAGAGATTCCCGGCTGATAAAAAAACTGCATTCAAAAGGTAAAAAGATAATTGTGTGCTATACAGGCAGTGATTTAAGGACCAGAGGTGTTTTTCCTGAAATAGAATCGATTTCTGATTTGATAGTTACTGTAGAATTCGATCATCTTAAATTTCATGACAACCTGAATTACGTACCTTTTCCTTTTGATTTTTTAATGCTGCCTGATAAAAAGAAGAGGGATCCGAAAAGGATTGTAATAGGCCACGCACCTACAAACAGAGCGGCAAAGGGTAGTGATATTATTATCAATGCTATTGAAAGATTAAAGAATAAGTATTCATATGTTGATATTGATCTTATTGAAGGCATGCTTTACAAAGAAGCCCTTGAAAGAAAATCTATGTGTGATATCTTTATAGACCAGATTGGGAATCTCGGTTACGGAATTAACAGTATTGAATCTCTTGCAATGGGCAGCGTAACATGCTCAAGCCTTGCGCCAGGATTTAAGGAGGCATTTCCCGACCATCCTTTTATTGAAATAGATGCAGGGAATATTGAGGAGAAAATAGATGACCTTATTCAGGATAAAAAAAAGATGGAGAATATAGCTGCTTATGGTGAAAAATGGGCCCGGCGGTTTCATGATCCAATTCAGGTTGTAACAAAAATTCACAATTTATTAAATGGATAAATATTGAAAAATATTCTGGATTGCCTGCATTTTTACGAATATTTTTTAATTTTATTGTTTTATTAAAAAAAATGAAACTAAAAAACATAATTATCCGTATTATGAATGTACGATTTCTTTTACTTAACACGGGAAATAATTTATGAATATATTGGCAAAAATCTATCAGATTTTAGATCAGATTCCTATCATAAAGAAGTTTGGTTCAAAGAAAGTATTACAGATTTCGGGAGTGGTTATTTTATCCCTTATCCTTTTAATTGTTTTTATGCCTAAACACGAAAATAGTGATTTTGAAGGTTTAACAGCAATTGTGAAGCAAGGTGATTTTACTGTCAGCATTATCGAATCAGGAGATATTCAGGCTGAATCGCAGGTTTTTATAGCAGCGCCTTCAATTTACGGGGGTTCTCTTCAGATAATTGATTTAATTTCGGAAGGTACTATTGTCAAACAAGGCGATTTTTTAATTCAGTTCGATACGAGTAATCTTGAACTGCAGAAATCATTACGTGAGGATGAGCTTGCTTCATTAAGGGCAGATCTGAAGAAAATGATATCACAGCATTCCCTTACAATATCAAATCTTAAAAGCAGCCTGAAACTTTCTGAATATTCGTATGAACAGGCAAAACTCAGCCTAAAAATCAGACAATTTGAATCTGAGGCAAGTAAGGAAGAGGCACGCCTGCAGTTGAAACAGGCCGAGATAGATCTTGCAAGAACAAAAAAGCAGCTTGAATCACAAAAAATAATTAACAGAAGCCAAATTATTAAAATAAAGAGCTCTATAAAGCAGGCGGAAAACAGGCTGAAGACAATTGTTGAAAATATTAAAGAGTGTACAGTCAGGGCTCCGGCAAGCGGTATGGTTGTTTATCAGGAAGTCGGAAGCTGGACTTCAAGGGAGAGGCTGAAAAACGGCTATACTGCGAGGCGCGGTGAATCTTTAATGTCAATTCCTGATCTTTCAAGCATGCAGGTGAAGTTTTTTGTGAATGAAATTGACAGGCAGAGAGTAAGGCAGGGGCAGAAAGTTTCAATTAATTTGGAAGCCTATCCGGATGTTATAATGTCCGGAAAGATAATTAATGTTTCTCAGCTTGCACAGCCTGTCAGATGGGGAAGTAATTTAAAAGGTTTTGCAGTCCTTGCATCAATTGATTCTACAAATGATATTTTAAAACCGGGCATGACTGCTCAGGTAAGTGTTGAATTAAATCACTACAATGATGTTGTTTACATTCCGGTAGGAGCTGTTTTTGAATATAAGGGCCAGACGGTTATTTTTCCAAAAAAGAAGAAAAAACCGTATGTAGTATATCTTGGTGAAAGAAATGATAAATATGTTATAGTTGAGAAAGGTGCTGAAAAGGGTATGGAATTACTTCTAACAGATCCTGAAGGAAAAGCCCATTTGCTGGGATATTCTGAAGAAAACAGGCGTATTGAAAAAGTAAAAAAAGTTATGGAGAATAGTTTTAATGTATTTGAGAAATTGGGAACTCTTTATAAATATTCAAGTGAAGTGAAATCTGACGGGAAACAAGGTAAGAGCAATGCACCTGCTTTACCGTCATTTTTAAAGAAAAGATTACAAAAAGGGGGAAACGCAGCAGAAAAAAATAAAGAGGAAATGAAAAGCAACGGGGATAGCGGGCAAAATACGATGAAAAAATTTAATTTAACACCTGAAATGATGAAGAGATTGAAGAAATCATCTAAAAAGAGTGGTGAAAATCAGAAATAAGACGGAGAATCTATAATGAAAAAGGTAAATCTGCGCGACTTGCCGAATAAATTAAAGAAATTGAAGAAAAGGACTTTTATAATAATAGGTGCAGCAGCTGTTGTTCTGATATTATTAATTATTACACTTATTCCCAAAAAGTTTAATATTGCAACAGCAGTTGTCAGCAATGGAGAATTTATTATTGATCTGAAAACGAGTGGTGAGATTGATGCGTTGAAGTCCGTTAACATATCTCTTCCAAGGCTGAGGAGAAGGATGTCACTTCAAATTGTAGATATGGTTCCGGAAGGCACCTATGTAAAAAAAGGTGATTTCCTCCTGCAGCTTGACAATAGTGAAGCCCTCCAAAAAGTTGATGAAGCAAAAGATAAGCTGGAGAATGCCAGGGCGCAGTTAGAAAGTGAGCAGGCTTCCATAGAATCAAACATGGCTCAACTTGTAAGCCAGCTTGAAAGCCAGCGTTATAATTTTGAGCAGGCAAAATTGAGGCTCAAAATGATGCAGTTTGAAGCTGAAGCTAAAAAGCAGGATTCGGAACTTAGTATGAAAAAGGCTGAAGCATCAATGGACCAGGCAAAGAAAAAAATTGAATCTCAAAAAATTATCGACCGTGCAACACTTATGAAAGCAAAACTTGCTGTAAAACAGGCAGAAGCAGATTTAAAAGAAGCAGAGCAGACGCTTGATAAGCTCACAATAAAAGCCAGTGTTAACGGGCTTGTTGTGTATAAAGAAATTTTTTCAAGTTCGGGTATGAAAAAAGTACAGATAGGAGACAGTCCATGGCCGGGTTTTCCTGTTATAGGTATTCCTGATCTGTCTGTAATGCAGGCAAAAACTACTGTAAACGAAAACGATATAAGCAAGATTAAAAAAGGGCAAAATGTGATTGTAACTGTTGATGCTCTTGAAGGCAAAGCGTATTACGGATCAATCACTAGAGTTGCTTCCCTTGCAAAAAGAGAGTATTCAACTAATACCAAAGTCTTTGATGTAGAAGTGACCTTGGATTCTTCTGATAATCAGCTGCGGCCCGGGATGACATGTAACTGCCAGATTATCATTGACAGATTAAAAGATGTTCTTACCGTACCGGTCCAATCTGTTTTTGAGAGAGACGGCAAAACAGTTGTTTATGTAAAAACAAGAACCGGAGCAGTAGAACGTAAAGTAGTTGTGGGAAAGAAAAGTAAAGATTTTATTGAGATTAAAGAAGGGTTGAATTCAGGAGAAGAAATCTGTTTAAGAGATCCTACAATACCTCTTAATGAATTGGGAGGGGAAAAACAGCAGAATCAATCCCCGGTTAAAAAGAGCAAAAAGAGCAATTCATCCAGATCTATACGGTTTCGCATGGGATAGAGACAGGAGATATCTGTGAATTTTAGTGAAAGTTTTTCAGTAAGCCTGAACGGAATATTGTCGCATAAACTTCGTTCATTCTTAACAATGCTCGGTATTGTTTTTGGCGTTGCAGCTGTTATTGCAATGTTATCAATAGGTGCAGGAGCAAAAAAAGAAGCATTGGATCAGATCAGACTTCTCGGCATGAATAATGTTATTCTACGTTCACAGCCGATAGAGAAAGAGGATGATGAGAGAGGTACAATTGTAGAGGCTACAGGATTAAGCATGAATGACAGCCGTTCTCTGTACTTGATAAACCCGCTTGTGAAAGCTTCAGTTCCGCAGAAAGAACTTACGGAAAAAAGAGCTGTAAACGGCGGGAACGAATCAAAAGTAACCTTGATCGGAACAACACCTGAATTTAAAGATGTAATGACGATGACTCTTAAACAGGGAAGTTTTTTTAATTACCAGGACATGCATGATGCAAGGCGGGTTTGTGTTCTCGGCAGCAGCGTAAAGAATGATCTTTTTCAGTACGAAGATCCTGTATACAAATTGATAAAA
The DNA window shown above is from bacterium and carries:
- a CDS encoding flippase-like domain-containing protein, producing the protein MTMKFFTRRETGLLLKLFFGILMMFVIIKDVNFSKIIEALHNPEHKIFIYISVLLLVPNLYIQWFRWHFLIKLVKKDVKVKETLGSYLSGMAAGFVTPGRVGEISRYLFLPEVDHYKAAAMVVIDKAYAAVPIIAAGVWGLSLMLMRILTYNLFLFIPILVTAFIVSSGVIIIFYHPLWIRTLIYNISLILPYRDKVKRFMTCFDLFSRSNAVYLMILSFVLYSIYILQFILLAHAFQSMTFATSLYATVTTMFVKTLLPVSFADLGIREGASVYFFTQLNVGKVAAFNSSILLFTINVFIPSVIGLFIIIFTVRKKDKRKSGNKSISSEVN
- a CDS encoding glycosyltransferase — protein: MKILHIAPFNYAGVPMNFVKAERNLGHYSRLIVLGSNNQGRDGDIFLNLKFIDSPFVKIAKKIFTPVKRRKIIYNVTPPEKVPITWSYANTGEKILIKSREVLWKKAIDKIIQDVDFWNFDLYQLDGGLGFYRDSRLIKKLHSKGKKIIVCYTGSDLRTRGVFPEIESISDLIVTVEFDHLKFHDNLNYVPFPFDFLMLPDKKKRDPKRIVIGHAPTNRAAKGSDIIINAIERLKNKYSYVDIDLIEGMLYKEALERKSMCDIFIDQIGNLGYGINSIESLAMGSVTCSSLAPGFKEAFPDHPFIEIDAGNIEEKIDDLIQDKKKMENIAAYGEKWARRFHDPIQVVTKIHNLLNG
- a CDS encoding HlyD family efflux transporter periplasmic adaptor subunit — its product is MNILAKIYQILDQIPIIKKFGSKKVLQISGVVILSLILLIVFMPKHENSDFEGLTAIVKQGDFTVSIIESGDIQAESQVFIAAPSIYGGSLQIIDLISEGTIVKQGDFLIQFDTSNLELQKSLREDELASLRADLKKMISQHSLTISNLKSSLKLSEYSYEQAKLSLKIRQFESEASKEEARLQLKQAEIDLARTKKQLESQKIINRSQIIKIKSSIKQAENRLKTIVENIKECTVRAPASGMVVYQEVGSWTSRERLKNGYTARRGESLMSIPDLSSMQVKFFVNEIDRQRVRQGQKVSINLEAYPDVIMSGKIINVSQLAQPVRWGSNLKGFAVLASIDSTNDILKPGMTAQVSVELNHYNDVVYIPVGAVFEYKGQTVIFPKKKKKPYVVYLGERNDKYVIVEKGAEKGMELLLTDPEGKAHLLGYSEENRRIEKVKKVMENSFNVFEKLGTLYKYSSEVKSDGKQGKSNAPALPSFLKKRLQKGGNAAEKNKEEMKSNGDSGQNTMKKFNLTPEMMKRLKKSSKKSGENQK
- a CDS encoding efflux RND transporter periplasmic adaptor subunit translates to MKKVNLRDLPNKLKKLKKRTFIIIGAAAVVLILLIITLIPKKFNIATAVVSNGEFIIDLKTSGEIDALKSVNISLPRLRRRMSLQIVDMVPEGTYVKKGDFLLQLDNSEALQKVDEAKDKLENARAQLESEQASIESNMAQLVSQLESQRYNFEQAKLRLKMMQFEAEAKKQDSELSMKKAEASMDQAKKKIESQKIIDRATLMKAKLAVKQAEADLKEAEQTLDKLTIKASVNGLVVYKEIFSSSGMKKVQIGDSPWPGFPVIGIPDLSVMQAKTTVNENDISKIKKGQNVIVTVDALEGKAYYGSITRVASLAKREYSTNTKVFDVEVTLDSSDNQLRPGMTCNCQIIIDRLKDVLTVPVQSVFERDGKTVVYVKTRTGAVERKVVVGKKSKDFIEIKEGLNSGEEICLRDPTIPLNELGGEKQQNQSPVKKSKKSNSSRSIRFRMG